From the genome of Sphingobacterium kitahiroshimense, one region includes:
- the mgtA gene encoding magnesium-translocating P-type ATPase translates to MINVKERLKDKTITDRRKIMSKGSDEAAATKLQNVSRSDQDFYFAMLESHIGGLSSIQAKERLSRFGFNELHHEQAPTWIKQLFQAFINPFIGILLIIATISFILDVWLASPGETDYKTVVMVGIMVMVSSLLRFFQEYRSNRAAEQLKSMVKTTATVVRNMTEKEELDIKKLVPGDVILLSAGDMIPADCRIVKSKDLFVSQSMLTGESLPVEKRSLAVRDAEEKPLVELDNICFMGTNVVSGYATAVVVNTGNQTYFGSLSKVIVGKRAETNFDIGVNKVSYLLISFMVVMVPLIFMINGFVKGNWWDALLFAIAVAVGLTPEMLPMIVTANLAKGAVNMSKHKVIIKRLNAIQNIGAMDVLCTDKTGTLTMDKIVLERHLNIFGQEDEEVLKWAYLNSFHQTGLKNLLDVAVLEHVELHDYLKVEEHFLKVDEIPFDFQRRRMSVVLKQRNGKHLLICKGAVEEMLNLCSHAFDPGDDKQLHIQSDQVMPMDEAMRKMILRTSNKLNEAGLRVLLVAIREFDDRALNYSLEDEQNMTLTGFIGFLDPAKPSAKAAIEALQKLGVNIKVLTGDNEIVTKKICQDVGIPFDQVLLGAEVEKMTDMELKEQIGEVSILAKLSPVQKSRVVKILKEKGHTVGFMGDGINDAAALRDADVGISVDTAVDIAKESADIILLEKDLMVLRKGVIYGRRTFGNIIKYIKMTASSNFGNMFSMLGASAFLPFLPMLPVQILVQNLLYDVSQVSIPWDRMDEDFIEKPKKWDASGIKRFMLYIGPISSIFDYALFAVMFFVFKANSPEHQSLFQSGWFIEGLLSQTLIVHMIRTRKIPFIQSWATAPVVALTSLIMVIGVLIPFSPFAGALYMQQLPLSYFPWLIAILASYCTLTQFVKTWYIKKFNQWL, encoded by the coding sequence ATGATTAACGTAAAAGAGCGCTTAAAAGATAAAACGATTACTGACAGAAGAAAAATTATGTCAAAAGGTAGTGATGAGGCTGCTGCGACCAAGCTGCAAAATGTTTCAAGATCGGATCAGGATTTTTATTTCGCCATGCTGGAAAGCCATATCGGCGGTTTATCTTCTATACAAGCCAAAGAGAGGTTAAGTAGATTTGGCTTTAACGAGTTGCACCATGAACAAGCGCCTACATGGATAAAGCAACTATTTCAGGCATTTATCAACCCCTTTATTGGCATACTTCTTATTATTGCCACGATCTCCTTTATATTGGATGTATGGTTGGCCAGTCCCGGGGAGACCGATTATAAAACGGTTGTAATGGTCGGTATTATGGTGATGGTAAGCTCTCTACTCAGGTTCTTTCAAGAATACAGGAGTAATCGGGCCGCTGAGCAACTTAAAAGCATGGTAAAAACTACCGCGACAGTTGTAAGGAATATGACTGAAAAGGAAGAGCTTGATATTAAGAAATTAGTGCCTGGGGATGTCATTTTGCTTTCTGCGGGAGATATGATTCCAGCAGACTGCCGTATCGTAAAATCTAAAGATCTCTTTGTAAGTCAATCTATGCTGACAGGAGAGTCTTTGCCCGTAGAAAAGAGAAGTTTGGCTGTTCGGGACGCTGAAGAGAAACCACTGGTAGAGCTGGATAACATCTGCTTTATGGGAACCAATGTGGTAAGTGGTTATGCGACAGCAGTTGTCGTCAATACAGGAAATCAAACTTATTTTGGCTCACTCAGTAAAGTTATTGTGGGTAAACGTGCCGAAACAAATTTTGATATCGGGGTTAATAAAGTGAGCTACCTTTTGATCAGTTTTATGGTTGTCATGGTGCCCTTAATCTTCATGATCAATGGATTCGTTAAAGGAAACTGGTGGGATGCACTGCTTTTTGCAATTGCCGTTGCCGTAGGTCTGACCCCGGAAATGCTACCCATGATCGTAACTGCAAATCTTGCAAAAGGGGCAGTGAATATGAGTAAGCACAAAGTGATTATCAAAAGGCTCAATGCCATCCAGAATATTGGAGCAATGGATGTACTGTGTACAGATAAAACGGGTACGCTGACTATGGACAAAATCGTTTTGGAAAGACACTTGAATATTTTCGGACAGGAAGATGAAGAGGTACTCAAATGGGCTTATCTGAATAGTTTTCATCAAACAGGCCTTAAAAACCTGCTCGATGTTGCTGTTCTCGAACATGTCGAATTACATGACTACCTGAAAGTGGAAGAGCATTTTTTAAAAGTCGATGAAATTCCTTTTGATTTCCAAAGACGTAGAATGTCTGTTGTGTTAAAACAACGAAATGGTAAACATCTGCTCATCTGTAAGGGAGCGGTAGAAGAAATGCTTAATTTGTGCAGTCACGCCTTTGATCCGGGAGATGATAAACAGCTACATATTCAATCAGATCAGGTAATGCCTATGGATGAAGCGATGCGGAAGATGATTTTAAGAACTTCAAATAAACTAAATGAAGCAGGGCTGCGGGTTTTACTGGTTGCTATACGTGAATTTGATGACAGAGCACTGAATTATTCTTTAGAAGATGAGCAAAATATGACGCTCACTGGATTTATCGGTTTTCTTGATCCTGCTAAACCTTCCGCTAAAGCAGCAATTGAAGCTTTACAGAAGTTAGGTGTGAATATTAAAGTATTGACAGGTGATAACGAGATTGTCACAAAGAAGATATGCCAAGATGTAGGTATTCCTTTTGATCAGGTACTTTTGGGGGCTGAAGTTGAAAAAATGACTGATATGGAATTAAAGGAACAGATTGGAGAGGTTTCTATTCTGGCAAAATTAAGTCCGGTTCAAAAATCTCGGGTTGTTAAAATACTTAAAGAAAAAGGTCATACAGTTGGTTTTATGGGTGATGGTATTAATGACGCAGCCGCACTTAGAGATGCCGATGTAGGGATCAGTGTCGATACAGCGGTGGATATTGCTAAAGAAAGTGCTGATATAATTTTGCTCGAAAAAGACTTGATGGTTTTGAGAAAAGGAGTAATTTATGGGAGGAGAACTTTTGGAAACATCATCAAATATATCAAAATGACTGCGAGTAGCAATTTCGGAAATATGTTCAGCATGTTGGGCGCCAGTGCTTTTCTGCCATTTCTACCGATGCTACCGGTGCAAATATTAGTGCAAAATTTACTATATGATGTATCACAGGTATCTATTCCATGGGATAGAATGGATGAAGATTTCATTGAGAAACCTAAAAAATGGGATGCTTCTGGCATTAAAAGATTTATGCTTTATATTGGCCCAATTAGCTCCATCTTCGATTATGCGCTATTTGCAGTTATGTTCTTTGTTTTTAAAGCGAATAGTCCAGAACACCAAAGTCTATTTCAGAGCGGCTGGTTTATTGAAGGACTACTTTCACAGACATTGATTGTTCACATGATTCGCACGCGAAAAATTCCATTTATCCAAAGTTGGGCTACTGCGCCTGTAGTGGCGTTAACTTCACTGATTATGGTTATCGGAGTATTAATTCCGTTTTCACCTTTTGCAGGTGCATTATATATGCAACAATTGCCACTGAGTTATTTTCCTTGGCTTATAGCCATACTAGCTTCTTACTGCACACTGACACAGTTTGTTAAAACATGGTATATCAAAAAATTCAAT
- a CDS encoding GNAT family N-acetyltransferase: MKFRVARVGDIPQIQVVRNAVKENMLSDPNLVSDEDCEDFLIRRGKGWICEIDQRIVGFSIVDLVDYNIWALFVHPDYEKQGIGKQLHDVMLNWYFNKTKQTVWLGTAPGTRASIFYKTAGWKEVGMHGKGEIKFEMTFQAWKTLNSD; the protein is encoded by the coding sequence ATGAAATTTAGAGTAGCAAGAGTCGGAGATATCCCGCAGATACAAGTTGTGAGAAATGCCGTCAAGGAAAATATGCTTTCAGATCCTAATCTGGTAAGTGATGAGGACTGTGAAGATTTTTTAATAAGAAGAGGGAAAGGCTGGATATGTGAAATTGACCAGAGGATCGTTGGCTTTTCAATTGTTGATCTAGTTGACTATAATATTTGGGCATTGTTTGTACATCCAGACTATGAAAAACAGGGCATTGGAAAACAACTGCACGATGTTATGCTGAATTGGTATTTCAATAAAACAAAGCAAACTGTTTGGCTGGGAACTGCACCCGGTACAAGAGCTTCAATATTTTACAAAACTGCGGGTTGGAAGGAGGTGGGTATGCATGGAAAAGGTGAGATCAAATTCGAAATGACATTTCAAGCTTGGAAAACCTTAAATTCTGATTAA
- a CDS encoding MgtC/SapB family protein — MTLFEFILRLSIAFALGAAIGTERQWRQRMAGLRTNMLVCLGACMFVSLGVKVGGDASGRVISYVVSGIGFLGAGVIMKDGVNVRGLNTAATLWCSASIGASCGLGFLSEATIFTVFLIITHVVMRPLGTKLSRIPVNSADNPVAYLLIIKCRQDVENHLRVLLLQFTGSDEKLLLRSLKSTDDGDASRAIIMAEILANSNEDAIMERIAGRLTIEHEVSEVSWNKAGMENDL; from the coding sequence ATGACACTATTTGAATTTATTTTAAGATTATCTATCGCATTTGCACTTGGTGCAGCGATCGGCACTGAACGTCAATGGAGACAGCGGATGGCCGGACTAAGAACCAATATGTTGGTATGTCTTGGCGCCTGCATGTTCGTTTCACTTGGGGTGAAAGTTGGCGGAGATGCTTCTGGTAGAGTAATATCTTACGTCGTAAGTGGCATCGGATTTCTTGGTGCAGGAGTAATAATGAAAGACGGTGTGAACGTAAGGGGACTAAATACAGCAGCTACCCTGTGGTGCTCAGCTTCCATAGGAGCATCCTGCGGATTGGGTTTTCTTTCTGAAGCCACCATCTTTACCGTCTTTCTGATCATTACGCACGTGGTGATGCGTCCTTTAGGTACAAAGTTAAGCCGTATACCTGTAAATAGTGCTGATAATCCAGTCGCGTATCTCTTAATTATAAAATGCAGACAAGATGTGGAGAATCATTTGAGAGTATTATTACTTCAGTTCACTGGAAGTGATGAAAAACTGTTGTTAAGATCGCTAAAAAGTACTGATGATGGAGACGCAAGCAGAGCAATAATAATGGCTGAAATACTGGCAAATAGCAATGAAGATGCGATTATGGAGCGGATTGCGGGACGATTAACGATTGAACATGAAGTTTCTGAAGTGAGCTGGAATAAAGCTGGTATGGAGAATGATCTTTAG
- a CDS encoding GNAT family N-acetyltransferase codes for MELSTSIRRIESTDFDFVYDCLCALENEILDKEIIEEIFNNNIKNPNYYYLIAENLDGKMGFITFHTQYLLHHSGLVGEIQEFYVTQNFRNKGIGRKLIDEIMEIADQNNLKSIEVTTNKKRIENIAIYENLGFNLSHNKFTIYK; via the coding sequence ATGGAATTATCTACATCTATTAGAAGAATCGAAAGCACAGATTTTGACTTTGTTTACGATTGCTTGTGTGCACTTGAAAATGAAATCTTAGATAAAGAAATTATTGAAGAGATATTCAATAACAATATTAAAAACCCAAATTATTATTATTTGATTGCTGAAAATTTAGATGGGAAAATGGGATTTATAACTTTCCATACGCAGTATCTGTTACATCATAGTGGACTGGTCGGCGAAATTCAAGAATTCTACGTAACACAGAATTTCAGAAACAAAGGAATAGGGCGAAAATTGATTGATGAAATTATGGAGATTGCTGATCAAAATAACCTAAAAAGTATTGAAGTAACCACAAACAAAAAGCGAATTGAGAATATTGCCATATATGAAAATCTTGGATTTAACCTGTCTCATAATAAATTTACGATATACAAATAA
- a CDS encoding cupin domain-containing protein, protein MEQIINEIFEKGNQITNGYFTGNAFLNLLQEKDENNDFALGNVTFESGARTNWHTHPRGQVLIITDGTGIYQERGQVAQLIKKGDIINIPEDVEHWHGASAVSGMIHIAITNYKDEENVTWLQAVSEEEYAIANKQIQR, encoded by the coding sequence ATGGAACAAATAATAAATGAAATATTTGAAAAGGGAAATCAAATAACCAATGGATATTTTACAGGAAATGCATTTCTAAATCTGTTGCAAGAAAAAGATGAAAATAATGATTTTGCCCTCGGCAATGTTACTTTTGAATCTGGAGCAAGGACAAACTGGCATACACATCCAAGAGGTCAAGTATTGATTATCACCGATGGTACAGGTATTTATCAAGAAAGAGGTCAAGTCGCCCAGTTGATTAAAAAAGGGGATATCATCAATATTCCTGAAGATGTGGAGCATTGGCATGGCGCATCTGCAGTAAGTGGCATGATCCACATTGCGATCACCAATTATAAAGATGAAGAAAATGTGACCTGGTTACAGGCTGTTTCAGAGGAAGAATATGCTATTGCCAACAAACAAATACAAAGATGA
- a CDS encoding putative quinol monooxygenase yields MKNIFKLPFLTILVMLISSQIIFAQSSVQDTTINSNKQLVRISEIEVYPKDFDAYCAILKEEAAASVKLEPGVVAILPMYIKADRSQIRILEIYANDEAYQQHLKTPHFQKYKTTTLTMVKSLKLLDMAVLDKETMSDIFKK; encoded by the coding sequence ATGAAAAATATATTCAAATTACCATTTTTGACAATCCTGGTGATGCTAATAAGTAGTCAAATCATATTTGCACAAAGCTCAGTTCAGGATACTACGATTAATAGCAATAAACAATTGGTACGAATTTCAGAAATTGAAGTGTATCCGAAAGATTTTGATGCATACTGTGCTATTTTAAAAGAAGAAGCAGCTGCCTCTGTAAAATTAGAACCAGGTGTAGTAGCCATTCTTCCGATGTACATTAAAGCTGATCGATCACAGATCCGTATTTTGGAAATTTACGCCAACGATGAGGCTTACCAGCAACATCTGAAAACTCCACATTTTCAAAAGTATAAAACAACTACGCTTACCATGGTAAAATCATTGAAACTACTTGACATGGCTGTATTAGACAAGGAAACAATGTCTGATATATTCAAAAAATAG